Proteins encoded together in one Pontiella desulfatans window:
- a CDS encoding sulfatase — MRMITKHSILLGLWVSIAAVQGKTPNVVFILADDLGITDIAAYASHFTGKPIDELYYETPHMDRLVGKGVAFSQFYANQLCAPTRAALMTGQYAARHGFTTATPLLPTYYNQGMPAPEGFNPHDVLGHKDNINKQQAWTNGRTNTALDPSLQTLPKVLGGHRSAFIGKWHLGGHGAKGFQPLDQGFDEAPAWFDAGGSAYFKWAKHWDKKRLPYPEMPQKESHMGSAGSAPHAAYLTDDLTDRAVRYIESAVADRKAGKDKRPFFLYFNHFAVHTPLQAPAETVAYFKNKPQKGTLGHNNATYAAMVKHLDDSVGRLIQALEAGGVMEDTLLVLTSDNGGVEYTNPAATDNFPFKGGKACLHEGGVRVPLVCWQPGRFGGGAWCDTPANCIDMLPTLAALTGNNIPGNVDGISIVPLLENPAAKMSPRTFYWHYPFNVIVNHPDNGLPLTPHSAIRVGDHKLLWDWHGKMVLYDIRNDPYEETDLAEGMPEKRDQLMKQLQAWLKDHVAPRYLPVRNPNYDAEKDDRKYPLVDLTGALK; from the coding sequence TTACGGACATCGCGGCCTATGCGAGCCATTTTACCGGCAAGCCGATTGACGAACTCTATTATGAAACGCCTCACATGGATCGGCTGGTGGGGAAGGGCGTTGCGTTTTCCCAGTTTTATGCCAACCAGCTTTGTGCGCCAACGCGTGCTGCATTGATGACGGGGCAGTATGCTGCGCGGCATGGATTCACAACGGCGACTCCGTTGCTTCCTACCTATTATAATCAGGGCATGCCGGCGCCGGAGGGCTTTAACCCCCACGATGTTCTTGGACACAAGGATAACATCAACAAGCAGCAGGCCTGGACGAATGGGCGCACGAATACGGCGCTTGATCCTTCTCTTCAAACGTTGCCCAAGGTGCTTGGTGGCCATCGGTCGGCGTTCATCGGGAAGTGGCATTTGGGAGGCCACGGCGCAAAAGGTTTCCAACCTTTGGACCAGGGGTTCGATGAAGCGCCGGCCTGGTTCGATGCCGGAGGATCGGCCTATTTTAAATGGGCGAAGCATTGGGATAAAAAGCGATTGCCCTATCCCGAAATGCCGCAGAAGGAATCGCACATGGGGAGTGCTGGTTCTGCGCCTCATGCGGCTTATCTGACCGACGACCTGACCGACCGGGCGGTGCGCTATATCGAAAGCGCGGTGGCGGATCGGAAAGCGGGAAAAGACAAACGACCCTTCTTCCTCTATTTCAACCATTTTGCGGTACACACGCCATTGCAGGCGCCGGCGGAGACGGTCGCCTATTTCAAAAACAAACCGCAGAAGGGGACGCTTGGGCATAACAATGCCACCTATGCGGCCATGGTGAAACACCTCGATGATTCGGTCGGTCGTTTGATCCAGGCCCTGGAAGCGGGCGGGGTCATGGAGGATACCCTTCTCGTTCTAACCTCGGACAACGGGGGCGTGGAATACACGAATCCTGCGGCAACCGATAATTTTCCTTTCAAGGGCGGCAAGGCCTGCCTGCATGAGGGCGGGGTGCGGGTTCCGCTGGTCTGCTGGCAACCCGGCCGGTTTGGGGGTGGGGCCTGGTGCGACACCCCGGCCAACTGCATTGATATGCTGCCGACACTCGCGGCATTGACGGGAAACAACATTCCGGGGAACGTCGATGGAATAAGCATTGTGCCGCTTTTGGAAAACCCTGCGGCGAAGATGTCGCCGCGCACGTTTTACTGGCACTATCCTTTCAACGTGATCGTCAATCATCCGGACAACGGCTTGCCGCTCACGCCGCACTCCGCCATTCGCGTGGGCGACCATAAGCTGCTTTGGGATTGGCATGGAAAAATGGTGCTTTACGACATTCGGAACGATCCCTACGAAGAAACGGATTTGGCCGAAGGCATGCCGGAAAAACGGGATCAACTGATGAAACAATTGCAGGCGTGGCTCAAAGACCATGTGGCGCCGCGGTATCTGCCCGTCAGAAATCCGAATTACGATGCAGAAAAGGATGACCGGAAGTATCCGCTCGTGGATCTGACGGGCGCTCTCAAATGA
- a CDS encoding glycoside hydrolase family 88/105 protein has product MNHRIKGILFAALLITSCSAVSDIFEPREIVLRMEKAAQWQLDHPAKFDVLEWHWAPFYMGLSDLTETTGDRKWIDEVKKMGETHGWKFGRRPYHADDHAIGLAYIKLYQLDKKPEVIAGIQKEFDWILANPPKQMIKGADGKMRETYNRERWNWCDALYMAAPVWTGLGKVTGEPKYYDYMVQEWKQAHAWYFCDEHDLYFHDKRDIVKVSKGGERVFWARGDGWVFGALVEILQLLPEDHPERGYFLDIYNRMAVKLLSIQKENGTWAPNLLDPTDPPQDDTSGSVFYVYGFAWGINHGVLDRATYEPATRKGWAALCERQKEDGRLINSQPVGGYPKPFDPGTTTVFSMGTFISAGAEVWRMVRP; this is encoded by the coding sequence GTGAACCACCGAATAAAAGGAATCCTCTTTGCCGCGCTGTTGATCACAAGCTGTTCCGCCGTGTCCGATATTTTTGAACCCCGGGAGATCGTGCTCCGCATGGAAAAGGCGGCGCAGTGGCAGCTTGACCATCCGGCGAAATTCGATGTGTTGGAGTGGCATTGGGCGCCGTTTTACATGGGGCTGTCGGATTTGACGGAAACGACCGGCGACCGGAAGTGGATCGATGAAGTGAAGAAGATGGGCGAGACGCATGGCTGGAAGTTTGGCCGACGCCCGTACCACGCGGATGACCACGCCATTGGCCTGGCCTACATCAAGCTCTATCAGTTGGATAAGAAGCCCGAGGTCATCGCGGGGATCCAAAAGGAGTTCGACTGGATTCTGGCCAACCCGCCCAAGCAGATGATCAAGGGGGCAGATGGAAAGATGCGGGAAACCTATAACCGCGAACGCTGGAACTGGTGCGATGCACTCTATATGGCTGCGCCGGTTTGGACTGGATTGGGGAAGGTGACCGGCGAGCCGAAGTACTACGACTATATGGTGCAGGAGTGGAAGCAGGCGCATGCATGGTATTTCTGCGACGAGCACGACCTGTATTTTCACGACAAGCGCGACATCGTAAAGGTTTCCAAGGGTGGGGAACGGGTGTTCTGGGCTCGTGGCGATGGCTGGGTGTTCGGTGCCCTGGTTGAAATTCTCCAACTGCTTCCGGAGGACCATCCGGAGCGCGGTTACTTCCTCGATATCTACAACCGGATGGCGGTTAAGCTGCTTTCGATCCAGAAAGAGAATGGAACGTGGGCGCCAAACCTGTTGGATCCAACGGATCCGCCGCAGGATGACACGAGCGGTTCGGTGTTTTATGTCTATGGCTTTGCGTGGGGCATCAACCACGGAGTGCTGGATCGGGCAACCTACGAACCCGCAACTCGAAAAGGGTGGGCGGCCTTGTGCGAGCGGCAGAAAGAGGATGGTCGCCTCATCAATTCCCAGCCGGTTGGCGGTTACCCAAAACCGTTCGACCCCGGCACCACCACGGTGTTCAGCATGGGCACCTTCATCAGCGCGGGGGCCGAAGTTTGGAGGATGGTCCGTCCGTAG
- a CDS encoding LacI family DNA-binding transcriptional regulator: protein MKVTMDDVAKKLGVSNATVSLALNNSPKIARATREKVLAAAKELGYQTNPYISALMAARRQGRNPTQTPVIALITPTREEGEWKTNYHLQRFIDGSSNTAASLGIRTETFWIGEKNMTARRMNDILCNRGIRGAIMLTHGVWGKKLDYAWQNIATVTYGVRQLEPDTDWVAADFYGNMEKTLGILRRHNLERIGFVMDKPFPYTHHNRWLAAYLMEQQRVAVKPIKKIKPWLDPEPSFESFSKWFHASKPEAIICVRPPTVMGWLERMGLNVPEDIGVVTIGTAETGGEISGIVENTRTSGKLAVEMLLERIYHGEFGNYSEPHHVTVSGVWNRGKTLKYV from the coding sequence ATGAAAGTGACGATGGACGATGTTGCCAAGAAGCTGGGGGTTAGCAATGCAACCGTATCGCTGGCGCTGAATAATTCCCCGAAAATAGCCAGGGCCACCCGCGAAAAAGTGTTGGCTGCGGCCAAGGAACTCGGCTATCAAACCAATCCGTATATCTCGGCCTTGATGGCCGCACGCCGCCAGGGCAGGAACCCGACGCAAACCCCGGTAATTGCCTTGATCACACCGACGCGCGAGGAGGGGGAGTGGAAGACGAACTACCACCTCCAGCGGTTTATTGATGGAAGCTCCAACACGGCGGCGAGCCTGGGAATCCGTACGGAGACTTTCTGGATCGGGGAGAAAAACATGACGGCCCGGCGCATGAACGACATTTTGTGCAACCGGGGCATTCGCGGAGCCATTATGCTGACGCACGGGGTTTGGGGGAAAAAGCTCGACTACGCCTGGCAAAACATTGCAACCGTCACATATGGCGTGCGGCAGCTTGAACCGGATACGGATTGGGTGGCCGCGGATTTCTATGGGAACATGGAAAAAACCTTGGGGATCCTCCGTCGGCACAACCTTGAACGCATCGGCTTTGTGATGGATAAACCGTTCCCCTACACCCACCATAACCGCTGGTTGGCCGCCTACCTGATGGAGCAGCAACGGGTTGCGGTCAAGCCGATCAAGAAGATCAAACCCTGGTTGGATCCGGAGCCATCGTTCGAAAGCTTTTCCAAGTGGTTCCATGCATCCAAGCCGGAAGCCATTATCTGCGTGCGTCCCCCGACCGTGATGGGTTGGCTGGAACGGATGGGGTTGAACGTGCCGGAAGATATTGGCGTGGTTACCATCGGAACGGCTGAAACCGGCGGAGAGATCAGTGGTATTGTGGAAAACACCCGGACGAGTGGAAAGCTGGCGGTGGAAATGTTGCTTGAACGCATTTACCACGGTGAATTTGGAAATTATTCGGAACCGCACCATGTCACCGTCAGCGGGGTGTGGAACCGGGGGAAAACACTCAAATACGTTTAG
- a CDS encoding glycoside hydrolase family 3 N-terminal domain-containing protein produces MIKSTRTVPDAKDPSLESALNAADGYLNAGLPVEERVELLLSSMSVEEKVNQLTSAYAKTDQEGNAPGGLAEEFKTRLEQGLGSVQFVNLPHDAGQSAELANMIQTHLLDQSGRGIPVLLVGEACHGLIAHKATSFPQAIALASTWNPALVERVYAVAAKEARSRGNHLMNTPVLDLARDPRWGRMEETYGEDVHMVTQMGLAAVRGLQGVGETVDANRVVSTLKHFAAYGQCDGGRNFAPTNVPRRLFMEEILEPFRQVFSKAQAWGVMPSHSEVDGVPAHGDGRLLVNLLRKEWGFKGVVVSDYHDIHRLDLLHHVVPTQQDAALLALRAGVTLDFPEGASYRTLIESLDCNPEYRPDLDDRVREVLTLKFMLGLFEQPFVDAGRAVEIQDDPEKKNLALEAAEKAVILLKNSKHTLPLDKGKLKRIAVIGPNAEETILGGYSHWMTSARSIKDGLEDYLTGSDVEICFARGCGITAGGKTFAQLETGEELNTPVETIPYDVEQESIRAAAEMAKGCDVAVVCVGDDYFSTREAFYMRETLGDRGSIDLVGNQEALVQAVIETGTPTVVVLMHGRSISINYANAHAAAILDGWYLGEETATAICKTLFGENNPGGKLVVSVPRSSAHLPCHYSQRHSANWKGYLFEDSSPLYSFGFGLSYTTFRLDNIALSASVIQAGDSCGVSLDVTNTGQMAGDEVVQIYLRDVVGSTTRPDRMLKAFRRVSLEPGQTKHLSLTLDAEAFEMIDLDFERVIEPGAFTVFVGTSSRMEDLVELTLFVE; encoded by the coding sequence ATGATCAAGTCAACCCGAACTGTTCCAGATGCAAAAGACCCCTCCCTGGAATCGGCCTTGAACGCCGCCGATGGCTATTTGAATGCCGGTCTTCCGGTGGAGGAGCGGGTTGAGCTTCTGCTTTCCAGCATGTCGGTGGAAGAAAAGGTCAACCAGTTGACCTCCGCCTATGCCAAGACCGACCAGGAAGGCAATGCCCCCGGAGGGCTTGCCGAGGAATTCAAAACCAGGTTGGAGCAAGGTCTCGGATCGGTGCAGTTCGTCAACCTTCCGCACGATGCCGGGCAATCCGCGGAATTGGCGAATATGATCCAGACCCACCTGCTGGATCAAAGCGGACGGGGGATTCCCGTCCTGTTGGTCGGCGAGGCCTGCCATGGCCTGATTGCCCACAAGGCCACTTCGTTTCCCCAGGCCATTGCGCTTGCATCAACCTGGAATCCGGCTCTGGTTGAACGCGTTTATGCCGTTGCCGCGAAGGAAGCCCGTTCCCGTGGAAACCATCTGATGAATACCCCGGTGCTCGATCTGGCGCGCGATCCGCGCTGGGGGCGCATGGAGGAAACCTATGGCGAAGACGTCCACATGGTTACGCAGATGGGCCTGGCCGCCGTGCGGGGGCTGCAGGGGGTAGGCGAAACGGTGGATGCAAACCGGGTGGTGTCGACACTCAAGCATTTCGCGGCCTATGGACAATGCGATGGCGGGCGCAACTTTGCCCCGACCAATGTTCCGCGACGCCTGTTTATGGAGGAGATCCTCGAGCCGTTCCGTCAGGTTTTTTCGAAGGCCCAAGCCTGGGGGGTAATGCCGTCCCATAGCGAAGTCGACGGCGTGCCTGCCCACGGCGATGGGCGCCTACTGGTCAATCTGTTACGCAAGGAGTGGGGCTTCAAGGGCGTGGTGGTTTCCGACTACCACGACATCCACCGCCTGGACCTTCTGCACCATGTGGTACCGACCCAGCAGGATGCCGCATTGCTGGCCCTGCGGGCGGGCGTCACCCTGGATTTCCCGGAAGGGGCCAGCTACCGGACCTTGATCGAATCGTTGGACTGCAACCCTGAATATAGGCCGGACCTCGATGACCGGGTGCGCGAGGTCCTGACCCTGAAGTTCATGCTGGGGTTGTTTGAGCAACCCTTTGTGGATGCCGGTAGGGCTGTGGAGATCCAGGATGATCCGGAGAAAAAAAACCTCGCATTGGAAGCGGCGGAAAAGGCGGTGATCCTGCTGAAAAACAGCAAGCATACGCTTCCGCTGGATAAGGGAAAACTAAAGCGCATCGCGGTCATCGGCCCCAATGCCGAAGAGACGATCCTGGGCGGCTATTCACACTGGATGACCTCCGCCCGGTCCATCAAGGACGGGCTCGAAGACTATTTGACCGGAAGTGATGTCGAGATTTGTTTTGCGAGGGGGTGCGGCATTACGGCCGGCGGCAAAACCTTTGCCCAGCTGGAAACCGGCGAAGAACTCAACACGCCGGTTGAAACGATTCCCTATGACGTTGAGCAGGAATCCATTCGTGCCGCGGCGGAAATGGCGAAAGGGTGCGATGTGGCCGTGGTCTGCGTGGGGGATGACTACTTCAGTACCCGCGAGGCCTTCTATATGCGGGAGACGCTCGGCGACCGGGGCAGCATCGACCTGGTCGGAAACCAGGAAGCCTTGGTTCAGGCAGTGATCGAAACCGGCACGCCCACGGTGGTGGTGCTGATGCATGGGCGTTCCATCTCGATCAACTACGCCAATGCGCATGCCGCCGCGATATTGGATGGGTGGTACCTGGGCGAGGAGACCGCAACGGCCATCTGCAAAACGCTGTTCGGCGAAAATAATCCCGGCGGCAAACTGGTGGTCTCGGTGCCGCGCAGCTCGGCCCATCTTCCCTGCCATTACAGCCAGCGCCATTCGGCCAATTGGAAAGGCTACCTGTTTGAAGACAGTTCCCCCTTATATTCCTTTGGCTTTGGACTGAGCTACACCACGTTCCGGCTCGATAACATCGCGTTGTCCGCTTCCGTCATCCAGGCGGGGGATTCCTGCGGGGTCTCGCTCGATGTCACCAACACGGGCCAGATGGCCGGGGATGAGGTTGTTCAAATCTATCTCCGCGACGTGGTGGGTTCCACCACGCGTCCGGATAGGATGCTGAAGGCGTTCCGGCGGGTATCGCTGGAACCCGGCCAAACAAAACACCTTTCCCTGACCCTCGATGCGGAGGCCTTCGAAATGATCGATCTCGATTTTGAACGCGTCATCGAACCGGGCGCATTCACGGTCTTCGTGGGCACATCGTCGCGCATGGAGGATCTGGTGGAATTGACGCTTTTCGTTGAGTAG
- a CDS encoding MFS transporter — MEEHQKTAEEDRVGKGGKLAYGMGAVAENAMQNGISVMANPFFNVALNVAPSLLGIAVMLFRIWDAITDPIMGWISDRTQSRFGRRRPYIVCGAIAGGVLFALMWWCPRGMGTTFYFTWYMVVSILFYTAFTVFGVPYVALGYELSPDYHERTRIMSFRTWFQSIAGFCIQWLFWLTQRDCFDDTVDGMRWVGIGFGALMIIMGITPGIFLKERRLTSAELDANHSKKGLRSVLSVFKVKPFVYLLGALVTAVAGMFLVIIFGFYINVYYIFGGDMKAASTVLGAGGTVYHVICMASIPLIAWTSTRLGKKAALQIFLFLAILGNAVKWWVFTPGNPWLQLIATVLIAPGLSAVWTLLASMTADVTDLDELENGTRREGAFGAFYGWTMKLGFAICFFVAGLILEWTGFDAALGGAQSPDTLKSMLWLYAVVPVVGLAGTMLCVWRFPITENVAREVRKKLDARNS, encoded by the coding sequence ATGGAAGAGCACCAAAAAACCGCTGAAGAGGATCGCGTCGGCAAGGGCGGCAAATTGGCCTATGGCATGGGGGCGGTTGCCGAAAACGCCATGCAGAACGGCATCAGCGTCATGGCCAACCCATTCTTCAACGTGGCCTTGAACGTGGCTCCGAGCCTGCTTGGGATTGCGGTGATGCTCTTCCGGATCTGGGATGCCATAACGGATCCGATCATGGGTTGGATCAGCGATCGAACGCAATCGCGCTTCGGGCGGCGGCGGCCCTACATTGTTTGCGGGGCGATTGCGGGCGGGGTGCTGTTTGCGCTGATGTGGTGGTGTCCGCGCGGCATGGGCACCACGTTCTATTTCACCTGGTACATGGTCGTCTCGATTCTTTTCTACACCGCATTCACCGTGTTCGGCGTTCCCTACGTGGCGTTGGGCTATGAGCTGAGCCCGGACTACCACGAGCGCACCCGCATCATGTCGTTCCGCACCTGGTTCCAATCCATTGCCGGTTTCTGCATCCAGTGGCTGTTCTGGCTGACGCAGCGCGATTGCTTCGACGACACGGTTGATGGCATGCGCTGGGTCGGGATCGGGTTCGGCGCGCTGATGATCATCATGGGGATTACCCCGGGGATCTTCTTGAAGGAACGGCGGTTGACGTCGGCGGAACTGGATGCCAACCACAGCAAAAAGGGACTCAGGAGTGTGCTTTCGGTCTTCAAGGTGAAACCGTTTGTCTATCTGCTGGGAGCCTTGGTCACGGCGGTGGCGGGCATGTTCCTCGTGATCATCTTCGGCTTCTATATCAACGTCTACTACATCTTCGGTGGCGACATGAAGGCGGCTTCCACCGTGCTCGGCGCAGGCGGCACCGTCTACCACGTCATCTGCATGGCCTCGATCCCGCTCATTGCATGGACGTCCACCCGACTCGGAAAAAAGGCGGCACTCCAGATTTTCCTTTTCCTCGCCATCCTCGGCAACGCCGTCAAGTGGTGGGTCTTTACCCCCGGCAATCCATGGCTGCAGTTGATCGCCACCGTGCTGATTGCCCCCGGCCTTTCCGCCGTCTGGACGCTGCTCGCCTCCATGACGGCCGATGTGACCGACCTGGATGAACTGGAGAACGGCACCCGCCGCGAAGGGGCCTTCGGAGCCTTCTACGGATGGACGATGAAGCTGGGCTTTGCCATCTGTTTCTTTGTTGCCGGGCTGATCCTGGAATGGACGGGGTTCGATGCCGCCCTCGGTGGCGCGCAGTCGCCCGATACGCTGAAGTCGATGTTGTGGCTCTACGCCGTGGTTCCGGTCGTTGGTTTGGCCGGAACGATGCTCTGCGTTTGGCGGTTCCCGATCACCGAAAACGTTGCCCGCGAAGTCCGCAAAAAACTCGACGCCCGCAATTCGTAG
- a CDS encoding autotransporter outer membrane beta-barrel domain-containing protein, with the protein MMKKTLGIMIAAGTLASMATALPVELTWSTVAPEDVEFFEDYLNTVPGAGGTTHSAASVGMEIWAGNGTDLSSPTNLPINLSNDPGLNNQVAARSANSKPSVLLHNNTNVIARVDDIFLFSGWGPYGEANSFLVQVGTTWYISDALPAGEYGSTAGGDSYNNPGMLMGYSTHDTVWHVFHEGDFDSAGFSNMIPSAVGTALPNGDIVNTGMLQNGANSSYIKTYAITAYTPPGDAYYVAATPTDWTDSTAWSDGFAANGGTVYYATNSVVLETPAATSTFPGISLSLYAPQRMEIMASGAEVITVPELKMYGADLGAGIIDAAEARIDGAILVQTDSTFSGAMDESRDIRVLARIVSDADITLSAPSRTIYIDNPTNEFTGTWIVSGGAAEFASVGSIGGSTVFDVQSGTLRIQDNWKASGSVTVADSPDALVDLGNYDWALSSLVIGSSNVIDGAVYTVAELNAIGANPVFSGTGTVLIGALPPPPPEDLLVGLDTWSGTTAPAVPFTATDISATATASGGWSITDGSGRGSSKDGTWGTFDGNGHSASSNTTAGVDNYTLTNGKTDGEITISFTNNTGAAIDLGALHFDAVAFRPNAARTYAVNVLAGSDITVGTVFTSAAGAITSLGGNLLTDDLDPLTHDQHDDIDVGLNGLEDHTLEAGEMAIIQLAFSGGTGSGSGHHLFVDNVGISSAAASGPPSAPVMTVETSGSDMMVSWASSASFQLQTRPNMAVGEWMNVPGGTTSPVTVPMTNDVEFLRLVWP; encoded by the coding sequence ATGATGAAAAAAACATTGGGCATCATGATCGCGGCAGGAACGCTGGCGAGTATGGCAACGGCACTGCCGGTGGAGCTAACGTGGAGTACGGTGGCGCCGGAGGATGTGGAATTTTTCGAGGATTATTTGAATACCGTTCCCGGTGCCGGAGGAACGACCCATTCGGCGGCGAGCGTGGGCATGGAAATCTGGGCGGGCAATGGAACTGATTTGTCTAGTCCCACCAATCTTCCCATCAATCTTAGCAACGACCCGGGGCTCAACAACCAAGTGGCGGCCCGGTCTGCCAACAGCAAACCTTCCGTGCTGCTCCACAACAATACAAACGTGATTGCCCGGGTGGATGACATCTTTCTTTTTTCAGGATGGGGGCCGTATGGTGAAGCCAATTCCTTCCTGGTTCAGGTGGGAACCACCTGGTACATCTCCGACGCCCTGCCCGCAGGTGAATATGGCTCGACGGCAGGGGGGGATTCCTACAATAACCCCGGCATGCTGATGGGCTATTCCACGCACGACACGGTGTGGCATGTCTTCCATGAAGGCGATTTCGATTCGGCCGGATTCAGCAACATGATTCCTTCGGCCGTTGGAACGGCGCTGCCCAATGGAGACATTGTAAACACCGGCATGTTGCAGAATGGCGCCAACAGCTCGTATATCAAAACCTATGCCATTACGGCCTACACGCCGCCGGGCGATGCCTATTACGTTGCGGCAACGCCGACCGACTGGACGGATTCGACCGCATGGAGCGATGGTTTTGCTGCAAATGGCGGAACCGTATATTATGCAACCAACAGTGTGGTGTTGGAGACGCCGGCCGCGACGTCCACCTTCCCTGGAATTTCGTTAAGCCTGTATGCCCCGCAACGGATGGAAATCATGGCCAGCGGAGCCGAAGTGATTACGGTTCCCGAGCTGAAGATGTATGGGGCCGATCTTGGCGCCGGCATCATCGATGCGGCGGAAGCCCGGATTGACGGGGCGATTTTGGTTCAAACCGATTCCACGTTCTCCGGGGCAATGGATGAGTCGCGCGACATTCGGGTTCTTGCCCGGATTGTCAGCGATGCGGATATCACGCTGTCTGCACCTTCACGCACGATCTATATCGATAACCCCACGAATGAGTTCACTGGAACCTGGATCGTTTCGGGCGGTGCTGCGGAGTTCGCTTCCGTTGGTTCGATCGGCGGTTCGACCGTTTTCGATGTGCAAAGCGGAACATTGCGTATTCAGGACAACTGGAAGGCATCCGGCTCGGTGACGGTGGCGGACAGCCCTGACGCCTTGGTGGATCTGGGCAACTATGACTGGGCCCTTTCCTCGTTGGTGATTGGCAGCTCCAACGTGATCGATGGAGCCGTTTACACGGTGGCTGAACTGAATGCCATCGGCGCGAACCCGGTCTTTTCCGGTACAGGAACAGTCCTGATTGGCGCACTTCCGCCTCCGCCGCCAGAGGATCTGCTGGTGGGGCTGGATACGTGGAGCGGTACCACTGCCCCTGCCGTGCCCTTTACGGCGACAGATATCTCAGCAACCGCGACGGCGTCTGGTGGCTGGAGTATCACAGATGGCTCCGGTCGTGGCTCCAGTAAGGACGGAACCTGGGGCACCTTTGATGGCAATGGGCATTCTGCAAGCTCGAACACAACAGCTGGAGTTGACAACTATACGTTGACCAATGGCAAGACGGACGGCGAGATTACGATTTCGTTTACGAATAACACGGGGGCGGCCATCGACTTAGGTGCCCTTCATTTTGACGCCGTTGCATTCCGTCCAAATGCCGCCAGAACCTATGCCGTGAACGTATTGGCGGGAAGCGACATTACCGTTGGAACGGTCTTCACTTCTGCTGCCGGTGCGATCACCAGTCTGGGCGGAAACCTCTTAACAGATGATTTAGACCCCTTAACACACGACCAGCATGACGATATTGATGTCGGTCTGAATGGTCTTGAAGACCACACCCTCGAAGCGGGCGAAATGGCCATTATCCAGCTGGCGTTCTCGGGAGGAACCGGTTCCGGTTCGGGCCACCATCTGTTCGTGGACAACGTGGGGATTTCCTCGGCGGCCGCATCGGGGCCGCCCTCGGCGCCGGTGATGACGGTTGAAACTTCCGGATCGGATATGATGGTTTCCTGGGCGTCGTCGGCATCATTCCAACTCCAGACCCGTCCGAACATGGCGGTGGGTGAATGGATGAATGTTCCCGGAGGAACCACCAGCCCGGTAACGGTGCCGATGACCAACGATGTTGAGTTCCTGCGGTTGGTTTGGCCATAG